A region from the Silene latifolia isolate original U9 population chromosome 7, ASM4854445v1, whole genome shotgun sequence genome encodes:
- the LOC141590376 gene encoding protein FAR1-RELATED SEQUENCE 3-like, whose product MFKSRLDTLAETKGLHFVYEKDSKNALTRIFWTDCDMQRAYALFGDGVSYDPTYGTNKYNMTFTPFTGIDHHKRSITFACALIEHENDESFMWVFDQFLAAMGGKEPNYIITDEDPGIIKAVPVGTGKYDGCNNLIGFLFM is encoded by the exons ATGTTCAAATCACGCTTAGACACCCTAGCTGAAACAAAAGGGCTCCACTTTGTTTATGAAAAAGATTCCAAGAACGCATTGACAAGGATTTTCTGGACGGATTGTGACATGCAAAGAGCGTATGCTCTGTTTGGGGATGGAGTTTCATACGACCCAACTTATGGTACAAACAAGTACAACATGACCTTCACGCCTTTCACGGGCATTGACCATCATAAAAGGTCAATCACATTTGCATGTGCGCTTATAGAACATGAAAACGATGAGTCATTCATGTGGGTATTTGACCAGTTTCTGGCAGCTATGGGTGGGAAAGAGCCTAACTACATCATCACTGACGAAGACCCAGGAATAATTAAAGCAGTTCCAG TTGGCACTGGAAAATATGATGGTTGTAATAATTTGATTGGTTTTTTGTTTATGTGA
- the LOC141590378 gene encoding uncharacterized protein LOC141590378, with protein MKKITDKVGSKICRDTDFLTRLNGVVWDDDLEPGEFEEKWLKVMNDFSLEDNTWLNGKFTDRHTWIPAYFRNVPMGGLLRTTQRSESANSFFKRFENKYGTLTEFLVKLSINTCSLVGYTPPDPVTNFEVSLVEDAKKGLKFAVECSRSTNDVRKEESDVREFAKLIKEFRTKLEGNTQPLTKLQQIELLLGRKVLEETNILPPNVSRNKGRGKRLVSKKNKAIKKAEKAKRLCANCKRKGNHDKRNCPYDFVDRPPVNQGELADEEVEEEGDEDEE; from the exons atgAAGAAAATAACCGACAAGGTTGGGAGTAAAATTTGTAGAGATACCGACTTTTTAACCCGTCTGAACGGTGTTGTATGGGACGATGACCTGGAGCCCGGGGAATTTGAAGAGAAGTGGCTTAAAGTCATGAACGATTTCTCCTTGGAAGACAATACATGGTTGAATGGGAAGTTCACTGATAGACACACATggatacccgcttatttcagAAATGTGCCAATGGGCGGTTTACTACGAACTACACAAAGGTCAGAGAGTGCTAATAGTTTCTTTAAGCGGTTTGAAAACAAATACGGGACATTAACTGAGTTCTTG GTGAAGCTTTCAATAAATACCTGTAGTTTAGTTGGATACACTCCGCCAGATCCTGTGACGAACTTTGAAGTGTCGTTAGTTGAGGATGCAAAGAAAGGACTAAAATTTGCAGTTGAGTGCAGTAGAAGCACGAATGATGTAAG GAAAGAAGAGTCGGATGTGAGAGAGTTTGCCAAGTTAATCAAGGAATTCAGGACAAAACTAGAGGGAAACACTCAACCGTTGACAAAActacaacagattgagcttctctTGGGTCGCAAGGTTCTAGAAGAAACCAACATCTTACCGCCTAATGTGTCTAGGAACAAAGGCCGTGGTAAACGGTTGGTGAGCAAGAAAAATAAGGCAATCAAGAAGGCGGAAAAAGCAAAAAGGTTGTGTGCTAACTGTAAGCGCAAGGGTAACCACGACAAAAGGAATTGTCCATATGATTTTGTAGACCGTCCTCCAGTGAATCAG GGAGAGCTAGCGGACGAAGAGGTAGAAGAGGAAGGGGATGAGGATGAAGAATGA